The Salvelinus alpinus chromosome 10, SLU_Salpinus.1, whole genome shotgun sequence genome includes the window ACAAAGTCACACAGTCAGTCCTCTACAAAACAGTGAATGAGGGAGAGTTTGAATCACAAACCATTTAATGGTTTCCCTCACTGACTGGAGAAACTATGTTGAATATAAATTATAACCTTGCCTCGGTCACTCCATGTCAGTCAGATTACCAAGAAATGTTCTGCTAAAAACCTGGCAGGATGGGAGTCGATTCCTTTTAAATTCATAACTGAATAGTCATCATAGTAGGCCTCTGTACATTTCGTTCATtagtaaatatattttttattattattataacaatGTTCGTCAACTAAAATGGAATGCAACCGTTCAGGTTCACCTCACCCAACAGAGGGTTAAAACAGAGTGTTCCGAACAGACACATTAACAAACTCCCTATCTCTTGGCACAAAGTAAACTCTTTTCAAAATACATTATGGGGCTGTTTCAATACAATTAACTCTGGATAGAAGCTTTAGCTACATGGTTAAAGTGTAGTGAAGAAGCCAAAGCATGAGATGTTGAAGCAGACAACCTCAGGTCGCAGTGAAGACATACAAAATATAAGGGATTTGGCTTACATCGAACTCAATTAAGCAAAAGTTTAAAGAACATGCCACAATTGAGACTTTTTTTTTAGGATAAGCATAGGTTTATAGGCTAAACTTTTAAATCCTGAGACCACTGCATGCCCTGTCAAAAAAGCTGAACCGCTGAGTCTTTCCATCAATATCCACACAGAAAATTGATGATTTGGCAACCGACAATTTGAGATGTTACTGAAAAATGAGAATTGAAATCACCATTGTTTTTCTGTTAAATAGATGCATATTTAGAATAAATTGGAAAAAAATGTCAAACCCGATGGATCGAACCGTCTCCAGAACAATTTTGAAATTAGATTACTGCACATGGACTAAAATACAGCTATTTTGTAGGATAAGATTTACATCTCTGCTAAATCTAGTAGAAAGACACCCATCTAGATACATATTGTTGAAAGACATCTTATTCAAGAAAAAGTTTCATAATCATTTGAATTGCAGGCTGCACCCGAAACTGTTTTTTTTCTCCGTGTGATTGTGCTCATTGACGTGGACCTAAACGCTAATGATATAGGCCTACATATCTGTAAAGTAGCCGAATTGGAAAATACAGTGTTGTCTATTCAAATCAATAGCACATTCAGAATTGTATGTCAAACATTATCACAGACTTTCTGTGAAATGACCTTAACCAACTAATGGATAGACCCACATTCCATATAGGCTGCAACAACACATTAGCTACCTGAAGTTGTTCCATCGTGCAGCTAAAATGTACATCTTCTGACGATCCTCCGTTGTTGGCATTCTGTAAAAGTATAGGCTAACATCGGTTATGATGACACGTTTAATATACCAAACAGTTTTAGATCATTGGGTTCTGGAAAGGAACATACCTCAACGTTTAATGAAATCAGATAGGACGGCTCGTTGACCTTATGCACATGCCCGTTCTGTCATGGAAACAAAGTCTATCGAGTCACTATATGATTTATAAACCATAATTATCTGATCGTATTGCCGTTTATCACCAACCAATACCTTGATACAGTACTCCAAACGCCAGGACACGTCATTGATATGAGGTGGGCATCTCCCTAAACTAAAATGACAACCAAAATACTGAATTAGGCTCCCAGATACATACAATATTAAAACATTATATTCACAAGGCAACGAGCATGCATTCATGATCCCATGAATAGAGATGTATCTATAGGCTGTTCAACGGTAGCCTTATTAAATGAAAcatattttttgtttatttaaaccAGAGTCATTCCAAGTGTTAGTGATATTACGTGTAAAAATCAAACACGTCTTATCACTGCTGGAGCCCTATGGGGAACAGGCCCAGAGTAACAGTTTTCAGATTTCTGAAGTTTGTTTGTCAGGATGAAGACAAAGGGGCCACTCGTTTTGCTTAATTACAATGTAAAAGCAGCGTATATCAATGCGCTACAAACAAACGCTCCTCGTACAATAACGGCACTTTCTCCAAGGAAAATAAACCGATTCAAAGTATTTGTTTGAACCAAATTGTCATGTCACATTTGCAGGGCAATTCAATAATCTTAAACGATCAAGAATCATGTGAAAATATAAGTCACAAATAAATGTGAACTGAGTTAGGCTAGTTCCATAGCCTAGTTTGCTGCTCTCTAGGAAAGTGAAGCATAAAAATACTGAAGCGATATGGTCAATGTGCTGACAGCTCAGTAGctataaacttttttttaaaatgAACTAAACATTTTGTAAAATAATCACATTAATTGCAACTATGCTAATCAAGCTTATTCAGTTTACTCATCTGGGTTTATGAAAATGTAGAATTTATATTTTCTGATTTCACAGTGTCTAAATGTAACTGTTCAATACATTTGAAATAAACCCCCAAAACTTCTATGACTCAAACATTAAACAAACACATTTTTATCCAATGAAAACCTCTATATGGTTTTAATGTCCACTCCTCTGTTTTTAGGCTGTGCATGATGTTTCAATGGGGATAGGAATGTGTACTGGgcaaaatatataatataactgGAAAATGTCAATGGAAGAGATCAATACTATTTGATAGTACTACAGAGACGCGCGTTAATGAAGTCTAAACTGCATCATCACCAAAGTCATGTTCCATGAGCCAtaaaaacaacacaacacaaatcaAACTCTGATAAAGTATTTTCTATACGACTGTGTCTGCATTGCTGAGATGTGTTAGAATGTGGGCCCACAGTAAACAAACCAATCTGTACTGTGGTGACCCAGAAATATTTTTGTACAAACAGACatagtattttatttttaaatctcaTTTTTTAAATCAAGTTGATTTGTCCACTCAAAGCTTCAGCCACAATAATTCCAGTCATGAATTATGGCATTTCAAATTGGCCTAGAGGAAATACAGACATAATCTCACCTTGACAAAAGAGTTTCCAGATCACTTTTATATTTCTGGAGAACACACAAAAAAAGACAGtttggggttgagatctggaatGGACTTTAAATTAACTTCCTTGCAATAAGAAGGTATCAACATGCTATTAACATAATAAGGTAGTTATCACCTGGTATGTAGTGTAGAATACTTCTGTTCTCTCCGCATCAAAACTAACATCCTCCAGGCACGCACTGTAATGACAAAATTAGCTCAATTTTTTATCAATACAGTAATCATAATGAACTCACACTGTCTTTTTCCTGATCAAGACCTACTGATTTGATTTGTAGGCAGTGAAGTGGAATAATCTTGATGGCAGAGTGCTCCACATTTTGTCATGCTTCATTTTATCAAGCCAAAGGTAAACCCTCAACATTGCGTGGACAGTAAAATATGGTCTAGGTCTATTCTTCTCAAACATTGTCCCCAGGCTCTGGGGTACCATCAAGATTAAATATTCACTAACTTCAGAGAGGTCAACCTCCATTTGCAATAATATAACAGGACAGACCAAGCTTTACCTTATAGTGGATTTGTCAGCATTTTGTTTGACCCCCTCCAGTATGCAGGTCGTGGCAGCAGTATGACAATGTTTCAGCAACTTCTGGTCAAGACGTTTAAATTCAGGCTGATCTGTGATCAGAGAAAATCAATTACCAGTTATACATCACATCTATAATAACTGTATCCTAATCTCTCTGTGAACTGTTGTATCGTATTATAGTGAGCCTAATCATCATTAGAGTGTATATTCTCCAGTTCCAGTAACCTAAACTTAACCAAAGGGGATCAAATTGATCATGCAAATTAACAACATGCAACATTCTGtagcgcgcacgcacacacacacacacacacacacacacacacacacacgtccaatAAATTCTATAGCCCAATTAATTCACTATTTTCGGCTACAACTAGAAACATACAACTTCATAAAAATATCAAATTTCGTAATTGGGAGCAATGCCATTTGCAAGTTTTTGGTTCCAGATTGCTTCCTAAAATCATTTTAGAACGGTAGCCAAGCTTGCACCCTCACTAGCCTTATCAGCAGGCCTATTGTCACATTTCCTGGCCATAACTAGCTACAAAGTATCCAATTACGCTACCACTTAAAACATGAAGGATACAAACACTTGATACGTTTCAGATCGATGGGTGTTACACTGTATCGTACATTCCAAGATTGAGATTTCCCGATAAAGCTAGCTTTCAAGCCGATAATGCTAGCCTTCAAATCAAACTGGGAACAAACCGGAAGCTCTGGAAGCAGCAGACACAAAAGGCGACAGGAACAAGGGAAAGCAGAGCGGTCTTACCGAGAACACTACGATCTGCATGGGCTGATAGCAAACTGCGAAAAGCCACTTCTATCAACACTGAGAAGGTTTTCATGTCGAAAAACGTCGCGTCTGCTAGAGACTGCAGCCCTTTCTGCACCGACTCAGACAACTCCATTTTGAGAGAGGAATGACCCACGACACTGGATCACGTGACGCGATCAGCTGACACTGCATGCAGAGTGAATGAAATAAGACAGTCACACGGCGTTCATTCACTGCTCGTACAGAAGTGAAAACATCTATAGTTTCACAATGTGTCGCGTCTACCGTATTTACGTTTCATTTAGGCTACTGTAGTCCTATCTTTCATTCAGGAaaaatatatccacatagtttaTTCTCAAGTAGGTCTAAATCATGATTGAGCATGTGAGGCTACAGGATAGAGCACTACATCTTTTGTTGCACCATTTCCAAAGGTCTTTTCGGGGTGGTGAACTGATAGACGTGACGTCATTGCACTCAGAAGAAGTTGGAGGGTAACCTAACGTAGTAATCCTATGTTTACGTTAGTCCCAGGCTTAC containing:
- the LOC139531561 gene encoding COMM domain-containing protein 3-like isoform X1 yields the protein MELSESVQKGLQSLADATFFDMKTFSVLIEVAFRSLLSAHADRSVLDQPEFKRLDQKLLKHCHTAATTCILEGVKQNADKSTISACLEDVSFDAERTEVFYTTYQKYKSDLETLLSSLGRCPPHINDVSWRLEYCIKNGHVHKVNEPSYLISLNVEPILLQNANNGGSSEDVHFSCTMEQLQDLVGKMKDAAKSLEKATQL
- the LOC139531561 gene encoding COMM domain-containing protein 3-like isoform X2, giving the protein MELSESVQKGLQSLADATFFDMKTFSVLIEVAFRSLLSAHADRSVLDQPEFKRLDQKLLKHCHTAATTCILEGVKQNADKSTISACLEDVSFDAERTEVFYTTYQKYKSDLETLLSSLGRCPPHINDVSWRLEYCIKNGHVHKVNEPSYLISLNVENANNGGSSEDVHFSCTMEQLQDLVGKMKDAAKSLEKATQL
- the LOC139531561 gene encoding COMM domain-containing protein 3-like isoform X3, with the protein product MQIVVFSVRPLCFPLFLSPFVSAASRASDQPEFKRLDQKLLKHCHTAATTCILEGVKQNADKSTISACLEDVSFDAERTEVFYTTYQKYKSDLETLLSSLGRCPPHINDVSWRLEYCIKNGHVHKVNEPSYLISLNVEPILLQNANNGGSSEDVHFSCTMEQLQDLVGKMKDAAKSLEKATQL
- the LOC139531561 gene encoding COMM domain-containing protein 3-like isoform X4; its protein translation is MQIVVFSVRPLCFPLFLSPFVSAASRASDQPEFKRLDQKLLKHCHTAATTCILEGVKQNADKSTISACLEDVSFDAERTEVFYTTYQKYKSDLETLLSSLGRCPPHINDVSWRLEYCIKNGHVHKVNEPSYLISLNVENANNGGSSEDVHFSCTMEQLQDLVGKMKDAAKSLEKATQL